The Miscanthus floridulus cultivar M001 chromosome 6, ASM1932011v1, whole genome shotgun sequence genomic interval ccttggaatcaatggcattgtagatggtgttgagagccattgtattgcattgcttgttgatcttgtcttggttggtgggatcatcgggatcaatgatagcatagtcatttttagtcacttcccatacttgatcattgattgaaccaagatacatcctcatttttcctcttctaataatcatagcatgtgtcatcaaagaacggtggtttgtcccccatatggttgaacacaacttgagccataatttgataccgaggttgttaagccttcaatcaaatggtaaccatggctttgataccacttgaaaggtcctaatatggctagaggggggtgaatagcctatttaaaaatctataaatcaactagagcaatttgattagtatgacaaatagcgaaatgcaaacttgctctagctctacaagggttgcaagccacctatccaataattctagttacaatgattactaggcacacaacttgtaaagtcactactcactaagtgcTCTCAaatttgctactctaaagagctccactaggtgaactaaaaaacaaagcaagctctcaaatctaattacactaaagagcttgctataactagtttgcaagaatgtaaatgagtgagtaggatgattataccgtcgtatagaggaataaaccaatcacaagatgaagattatgccaatcaccgggagaatacaaatgacacgagacaaccaattttcttccgaggttcacgtgcttgccaacacgctacgtcctcgttgtgtcgaccaacacttggtggttcggcggctaagagatgtgtcacaaacctcgtccacacgattggacattgcaagaacctccccacaagtgagataactcaatgacacgagcaatttactagagttatctttcggcactccactggagaaggtacaactcccctcacaatcgccGAAGGCGgctacgaacaatcaccaactcatgccgatcctccgccgctgcaccaagtcgtctaggtggtggcaaccaccaagagtaacaagcgaaatccgcagcacaatacgaataccaagtgcctctagatgcaataactcaagcaatacacttggattttctcctaatctcacaaagatgatggatcaatgatagagatgagtgtgagtgctttggctaagctcacaaggttgttatgtcaatgaaaatatgcaagagagtgagcttgagccagtcatggggtttaaatagaagcccccatgaaatagagccattgtaccccttcactggatactgatcggggtgaccggacgctccggtcctactgaccggacgcagggctcagcgtccggtcgcccgatggcagccacgtgtcatcctgcgttcaacaggagtcgtctgatctcaacggtcgacagttgaccggacgctccgccacaagtgaccggacgctgaaccctcaacgcccgatcatttccagtaagctcccaaagacGGAAaaacttgaccggacacagccagcgtccggtcagtcatccTGATTACTGTGCAGCTACGTCagctctgaccggacactgccttccagcgtccggtcagtcagaggcctagcgttcggtcacatgaccgacgccagggtatcactgccacgcctgatcggacgcgccggtctccctgagatcagcgtccggtcagttgtaaaacagcaAGACTGGCCCTCTATTATCTCTATCTcattcacccttgctcaaatgtgccaaccaccaagtttatcaccttgtgcacatgtgttagcatattttcacaaatatttctaagggtgttagcactccactagatcctaaatgcatatgcaatgaattagagcatctagtggcactttgataaccgtatttcgatacgagtttcactcctcttaatagtacggctatctatcctaaacatgatcacactcactaagtgtcttgatcactaaaacaaaatggctcctatattttatacctttgccttgagccttttgtttttctctttcttcttttccaagttcaagcctttgatcataaccatgtcatcaccattgtcatgatctttgtcattgcttcatcacttggagtagtgctacttatctcatgatcactttgataaactaggttagcacttagggtttcatcaattaaccaaaaccaaactagagctttcagttgtctatgacatgtggggtccgccCGGAAGTGAGAGGAGGAAGAtgcatgaaaaagaaaaaaagccgCAACATAATTCATATGGGCCCTAAATTTAATTTTTTAGATGtcatttattagaaactcttggagatgacctTCTTTTTTTCTCCTCAAATCTTTTTAAGAGTTGCCAAACTATaagtttttaggagaaaaaagtaggaaactcttggagatgctctcaaCTCTGTGTCTCAAAATTGTCCTGCTAACGGCTACTTCAGTGATCTAAGGTAACTGCATAACCAAAATGTTTAGTCCTATTAAGAAGAGCTATTCCCAAACCACATCACGCGTTCAGGTAATTGCATAACCAAAATGTTTGCTTTTGCGCTATATATGAACCCAAAAGTAGTGAACTGATCATATTTGATCGGGTTTCTTGTGATAGAACCTGCCCACTTGGGTATTCCTCGACTCGGCACGGATGCTCGTGTTTTTATGGATTTATTCTAAGATTTAACAACGCTATGCTTTAATGATAAACAACGTCCCCACCCATAGCGAGACGtttgtggtgacttcgtgaatcttgaGATCTGCAGATTCAATCCTTCGGAGGTGCTCGTAGGGTTTACATGCATGTGTTCATAGGAGTAAATGTGCATGTATGTTGTCAACGTCAATGTTGTACTGTCTAATTTAAAAAACAAATGAACCCAAAAGTAATTCTTTGCATTGCTAACCGGTGATAGTGAGACATTTTTTATAGCATCTAACTAGAAAAAACGCGCGGCAAAGCCGCGCCATAGCACACGTAGACCAGGCCATCTGTACCAGATGCATCATTGTTTGTGTTGTTATGTTGTTCAATCAGATTCTTCTGGAATCCTATATAGAGTTCTCGTCCCTATTCTTACTGTACATGTTCTCGGCTAAGCTCAGGACCTCATATTTATTTTCTCCATAAAATACGGAATAAAATAAAATTAAACAACCATGTCTCTCTTAAAGAGCGAAAACAATATACCTAGTTATCAAAGCTATATTTTCTACATCACCTCTACAGGCATGTCCATTTGAGCTGGGCcaggtttttttttttctttgaaggCCATTGCGTTACATGAGCACATGGTCCGACTGTACTGTGAGTACCATTTTCAGGGAATGTTTGGAGCCGGCTTTTGGCACAACCGACTTAAGGCTCCTCACCACACTACTTCTGGACTCACGtagttaggccctgtttagttccctctaaaatgccaaatttttcaagattcctcgtcacatcgaatctttaacgcatgtatgaagtattaaatataaataaaaaataaaactaattacacagtttagacgaaatccacaagacgaatcttttaagcctaattaaactatgattgaatactaattgccaaataataacGAAAACGCTACCGtgtcgttttgccaaaaatttcggcAACCAAACTGGCCCTTAGAAGAAATGTACAGTATGAAATCAACAAGTTCATAAGTGAACAAGTGTTTTTTGTAAGTTGTAAGTATATATAGCTTAACTAAAGGTCTCTTTCAGATATCTATAGtaaaaagcaagagcaatggttCAGGAAACCAGGTGCGAAAGTTATTAGCATAGTTTAACTTAAACTCTCTTTCTATGTATACACATGTATCACAATATCTTTCTGACCAACTCTATGGCCCCGTTTACTTGGAGGAATTCTAGAGGAATTTATGAAAAGAAAACATTGTTtcgaatgaaaaaagaagcggatcaagccgagtttaagggcacgcgaacggggcctatatatgTAGTATTTCTGCATCAATCATGTTACTCCATCAAGGCCTGCTTGATTTCTAAACATTAAAAGCTCATTTTGGTTGTTTATACTGCTAGAAAAGATCGAAGCTGGTAGCAAAGGAGTACTATGCTATAGATTGAGGAAGACGTCGTATGATCAAAGTTTATGATAGACCTCTTAATATACATAAAtccagtggcgaatctaggaATTTACCTCGGGGTATGCCGTCCAAAAAAATTTCTATATAATTTGGCAAATCATTTAGCAATTTGGTAACGGTAGTAAAATTGGCAACGTAATTCGGTAATAATAGTTAAATTTGGAACATGATTTGATAATAGTAATTCAGTAGCAGTGGTAAAACTTGTAACGTAGGGATGACTCAATGTTGTTAGCAATGAAAGTAGACAAGATTTTTCTAcatgaaaaagaagagaaaagggCAAAGACTGAATTACGTCTTGGTGTCTCAGACAGTCGTCTTTGCTTGTTAGTCATGCACGCGCAGCTAGCAGGCAACAACCGAGCTCCCTAGCTCCAAACTTGCGGTAGATGAATGGATGAGGGCAGATGGTGCGTTGGATCCTAGAAGCCAAGGCGTCACCGCGTTAGTTGTCAGGACTTGCCAATGTGTCACCACGACAGGACCTGGGTCCTGGATCTCTCATCCGTGTGACTCTGGGCGCATGGCCCTGAACCCTAGAGAAAAGTAGCAAAGCTGGGCTGCTAGCGTTGCGTTCATTTTCAGTTCTCCAGCCTAGAGATAAGTgttcttttgtttttgtttttttttaaatacaaTATATATACTCCAGTATATGTTGGATCTGCTGGCATACCCTGTAGCTCCGCCCCTGCATAAATCTCAATTTACAACAGGGTCTAAATGCAGGAAAAGATCCTGCTAAACTTGCCAAGTCAAGCTCTTCACCAAAAGAGAGCTTGTAGCAGAAGAATAGATGTGGTCTGTACTGCTTGTGAAGGTTTTCAACAGTTTTTCTAATCAAATTTGTTCCATTGTTTTCAAATAACATAAACTCAAGTCTATCTAATCAATTTTGTTCCATTGTTTTCAAGTAACATAAACTCAAGTCTGTAAGTTTTATCAGTATACCAAGGAATGGTACCTTGTACCTGTTAATTACAGTAAATGGTTGATCAAGATTAATATCTTATAACTAATAGTCTAATACTTGCATATGTATGTATGTGTAAAATGAATTTACCTCCAAACAACCTAAGCGAATGAACAGCCTTGTTTGTTGCATTTATAAGTATTAGCATCAGGTTGCATTCTAAACCTGCACTCTATAAGCTCGATAACACCAAGTTTGACCTTCTGTAATACCAGAAATGGTCACCCAATTACGGGAGCTAATCATATTACATTGAGAAATAGAAAACGTTAATTTTTTAGCTAACCTTTTTAGTGAAAGGATCTCTTGGTTGCAGCTGCAGAAGTGTTCTTTTCTAAAAATTTTGCAATCCATCATATTATCCTCGTAAGTGCAATCTTTGGATCTGAACTGCAGGTCTTGCAAGGCTGCATTTTGTTGTTCTGAATACCTTCTCTAAAAGGCTTTGATTTCAAGTATGCTATTTTCATTTATGCCAACTTCAAGCTGGCGATATTATACCAAATCTAATGGTTGGTCAAACTATGTGTCCAAGCAACCAGAAAACAAGTCATGCCAGGCTTAGCAATGGCCTTTGACCATACAGGATTACGGGTACAGCACACATTGCTTCTGCTACACTGAGACATGTAATGTCTAAATCAAATTGCACTGTTGACAATGTCGAATAACTAACTTGACAAAATAAATGCAAGTTGCAAGGTAATGTTATGAGCACATATTGTCTTACCCAACAGCTATAAGGCTAACGCTTGGACCTGGCGATCCGTTCATGGCTAGCACGAGACCCCGGGATACGCCAGCCACGCGACGCAAAGGCTGCAGCACAGCACGCACAGTGCATAGCTCGCCGTGGCTATCCACAACGCATACAGTAGGGCTGTTCCATGGCGTGCTTGGCACTTCGTCGAAGAGTCAGCGAGCGTGACCCATGGGAGGCGCCGTGCTTACGACGCCCGACATGATATGAATCACCGGCCGTCACATAGGTGGAGGCACGGGGGCAATACGTCCAGCAGTGATCCTCGAACTCGAGCTGCGCCAAGGGCTGGCCGCCATGGCTCGTCACCGTGACAGGGGTTTGCTCTCTTCGGGTAGGGACGAGATGCGCCACGTGACGGCGGAGATCAAAGCGGGCTAGCCAGGCACgccgaggcaaggaggtggagggcGGCGAAGCGGAGAGCCGCCTCCCTATCAGcagcagtgttttcctaaacgctaaacggtcggtcacctaccgtttagccattattcggacaaaatgtcccattaaacaggctaaacggccaattaaacaggataaacgggtgattaaacgaaaACGGCACACCACTGTATAGCGTTTACATGATGTTTTGGACTAAACGACCGTTTAAGCGAACAATGATCAGCAGCCACCTGATCTGCCTCGACAGCCCGGCGAAGGCGGAGGGAGGCGGCGGCTGCAGTCTGCAGGGACGGGAAGGAGGAACGCGAAGGCACGGGAAACGCTAGCTCATGTGCTCGCTTTTCGATGGTTCGATCAAAATCCGATGGCTAAGAAAAAAAGGGCTACGTGGCCCAATCAGGTGACCGAGCTTGGCCCTGCTTTCGTAAGATAGAGAAGAGGTTGCACATTACAATGTTGTCTCTGCCAATGTGGATTTCTGTTGAGGTAGATATCATGTAACCTCAAAAATAGAGATTGCAAAAATTGCTGGCGCACAACTAATTATCATGTAATCCTGAATTCCTGATATCAGCTAACGAACAGAGTCAGGCAGCATTCCTGTGACCGAAGAACCATGCTGGTCACTAGTTATTATTTGCAAACTTTACGTTGCTTAGAACTGGAACTGCATCTCCTTTGTGTAGTTGAGCCCGTCAAGGTGTGCAACCATGGCCTTGTTCATCGGAGGAGGACCACATCTCAGGATCTGAAATAGGTAAACACATGTAAGCGTCCAGGTTAGATACGATCAATCCTCATAGTGAACTGAAAAAAGAAACAATAAGACTCAAGATTCACCTGAATGTCCTCAGCAGGCGCTGGACAATGCGATTGGATCATTTCCTTCGACACAAACCCAACACCACCGTTCCAGTTCTCAGGAGGCTGCATATGTAAAAACACAGCGTATGTCAGATGTCTTTGGAAACAATGCACTAATTAGTAGAATGTAAAGCAGATTTCTCAGCATAATAACTTTAGAAAATAAAGAACAACATAGCAAGGAAGTATATTCAGATATTGTTTTAGTTATAACAGGAATTCTGCAGACATTTCtaaaagtttcaaaaaaaaatggagAGTTTGAAACAGTGGAGGCCActgcttttttttttaaaaaaaaactaatgtaTTCCTACACACAAAATCAAGAATGTTGATACAGTAATATCATCAAACTTCTAAAGAATGTAGCACAAACCTGATTCAACACGTAGTAGATCTTAAAGCGACCAGGATAGGTTTTGGCCATGCTGTCCAGCTCATCCTGCGTGAATTGAATTGAATACAAATTATTAAAGTCAGTATGGCAGTCCATCATAAAGAGCATGTGTAAATCAATCTGACAGATAAAAGATAAGAATCCATAATAACAGTGTAAAGAATCCTATATCAGTATAACATTATCTGGCAATGGAAACATTTTCTTAAGCATGTGTTGCTGCTATTAAAGTCAGTATGTTGCTGCTATTATATCATTTTACATACATCTGAAGAAAATTTTCAGAAAGTTATGTGTTAAAGGATAAGCTTTGGCTGCTAAATTCAAGTGTATAACTCACTGCTATTTTGtgcacaacaatttgcatgagtTAGATAATAACTTAAAATTATGCTGAAAATATGCTAGGTAGAGCAGAAAGAGAACATTAGTAAACTGAATGTCACTGGTTCTCATGAGCAACAAAAATTAGTGTGCATATAGAATAGTAAACATATCCACAACAGTCAACTAAATCATATACACCACAGAAGGAACGGTTGATGAAATGCTAACCACCACATCAACAAGAAAAATACCATATATTATGTTATTTAAATTGACTGTATCACAACCATCGCAATTGAAAATTCTACCTTCAGAAGAATGTCTTCATATGTGACATTAGCATAAATTAAGTGAACCTTGGTGTTGTCATTAGGGTTCTCAAGGATTGCTCTGGCAACCTGTGGTAGCAGAAACAAAAATAAGATCACTGATCATTTGAAAACGAAGTGTTTTGTAGCATGATCTATCGCAATATACAACTCAGGATTCATTGTTACCTGGAACATTGGAGTAATGCCTGATCCACCAGCCAGCATTCCAAATGCCCTCACTTGGCCAACTTGGTACTTGAAACGGCCCTATATCAGAGAAGAAGTCATATTAACCTCCTAACTGAAGGCAAATGTGCATGATACAGAAATTGTGAGGCGCTTCATAGGGTTTGAGGAAAATCCATTTGAATTCACCTCAGCGCTCAAAGTAACCAGTGCTTTTTTGTGACCACAAAAGAAACCTAAGCTGACTACATCAGCAGCTCACAACATGATGATCACCTTAGGTCCCTTCACGGACAAATAATCACCAACTTTCATCTCGCGGAAATGATGGGACATTCTCCCTTGAGGATACATCTGCATGATAAAAAGGATTGAAGAACTGGTGAGTCAACATATGAGTGCAAAGCACAAAAAGTATCCAAACAAGGAAAATCGATCTAAATATTTACCTTTATGACAAGCTCGAAATATCCAAGATCAGAATCCAATGTAGTAGGGGTATATGGCTTGATAACTTCTTCACCAGTAGCGTCCTGTCCTCTGCATAAAAACAAGGGAACACAAATATAGTTAAAAAGAAATTATGTAAAAGCAAAATTTACGGAAAAGGCAGAATAAAAAACCTGCAACTGATATGTTGACCGATTGGAAGGCCCAATACAGAAGTCGGAGTTGGAAGAGCGAATTTGAACCTGGCAACATTATGACTTATTTGCTTCTTTTCAACAAGTTTGAACTTCCTGAAGTTCTCAGGATCCAAGCAGCCTAATGTCAAAACAACAGCACAACAATCAAATTGAGCTATAATGCATTAATCTTGAGTTGCAGAAGCAAACTTAAGCACAAATAATTTTTGGGTGATAAACAAAAAATGTAAATTACCATGTACTGCCAACAATTAATACTTGTAGATGGTTCAGAAGCATGAATAAACAAATGAAACTACAACCATATTGCAGAGAATAAGGCTCTCGGTCACTAAAATCACATCAGAACCAATAAAATCAACAATAGCAGACATTTCCAACTACACAGGTAATAACAAAGACCATTTACCAAAACGTGAAAGCAGGTTAAActtaactactccctccgtcccaaaaagaatgaTGTTTTTTACTTTCAGACATCATATTTGAccattcgtcttattcaaaaattttgtataaattataaaataaataaatcattattaaagtatctctaatgataaaaataagtcataacaaaatagatgatatttaaataaatattttgaATAAGACAGATGGACAAACAAGATGTCTAGAAGTAAAAAACGACactctttttgggacggagggagtataattgATTGACAGCCTACAACAACTACGAGCATGAATCCATGGGTATAAACTTCTGTCTCGTTTTTTGTTTATCCCAAGAACTACTACCTTGGAGGCTGCAAGTAGAAACTCTACAGATGGAGTCCAAATAATAATTAAAAAAACTATACTGTATGACGCACTGAAACCCCTTCCCCAGTAACTTTCCGAAATAACTGAACTAGCACACTAATTCCACTGGAGCTAATGAAAGCGCGGAGCCCATTGGCAACCAGATCTTACACGAAACAGAGGCATCACGCATCCGCACAACTAGAATGGTAGTGTGTGTATATATGTCCATACTCCATACCCTTGGGCTTCCTGGatcggaggaggaggaaggcgcCGCCCGCGGCGAtggcgacgacggcgacggcgacggccacTGTGGTCTCGATGCTTTGCCCCTGCAGGAAATCCATGTCTGCGTGCGGCCTCCCTCGGTACCACTACTAGCAATCCGTGGGCGGGTTTGGTACTTTGGTTGGGCCGCGGGGGGATTTTAGAGGCGGCGCGGGGGGGTAGGTAGCTCGGTGTCAGCGGGTTCGGGGAGGAAGATCAGAAAATGGAGGAGCAGGGTAGATGGCTGCAGACGGAGATCACAAGGTTTTCCTCTTTCCCGTTTTGCCCTCGTTGAAACTGCAGAGTCCATACATTGCTGTATACtttcatgtttttttttaattgaAGTAGCACTGCACTGTAGTCTGTAGCAGTAAAAAATACTCATCTCAAATTTAACTCGCTTCGATGGTCATCCCATCCTTACTAGAACAACAACTACATTCACACGAGGCCTCAGAATTGTAAGTCGAGATCTGAACGGCAGCATTTCGCAGTGCATTCGCTCACGAGTCACGCCAGTGCATACGGATACGGTGATGGGAGTAGTACATATATGATCTACAGTTGGGGACTTGGGGGTAGATCCCTACTCTGACACCAATCACTGGTTCAGCGTCAATTTTGAAGCATCGGGTCCCAACAACCTTTCAGATACTCATCAGATGGTTGCATGTCGCATTGTGGCCTGACGAAGTGACGACTGAAGACGCGGTAGGTGACTCGAGAAAGTTGTTTTCCCCATTCCTGTGGTCGGATCGCGGACCAGCCACGGCAGATCGGTGGTCTGGAGCACGCCACACCGCCACAGCCCACGGCGATGGCACAGCAatgccgtgccgtgccgcggCGCGCGGGTTGGTGAGCAGTCGGTGACAGCGGGAAGCAGTCGCAGGCTCGCAGTTGCAGCCAGGTGAGGCTTTTTTTATGAAATAAAATCTTCAAATACGATTGAAAACTGGTGACTCGGTCCCAAAATAATTATTTTCGAAAACTAGTGACTCAATCAGTAGCGGAGCTTGAGGTTAAATTTAGAGGGAGCCAATATTAGAATATTCATATTTTAGGGAGCGTACAAGTGGCTAACCTAAAGCTTCATTTGCATTCCCCCAAAAAAAACTTCATTTGCAAAATATACTGAGATACTGTAGCATCCTTTATAGAATTACAAAAAATGAGGAGGGGCCATGGCCTCTATGGCCCCAATGAAGCTCCTAGAGTGAAGGATGAAATGTAGCACACACTAGTCACCGATCCACTCAGGAAACGTATACCGCTTCGAAATCTAGTTGGGATTGATGGTATAACCTCCACACCATTAAATTTAATACATCGTACACATTAAAATGTGGAGGTAATATGTATTGGACTAGACTATGATCCCCATATTCTAAATTATACTccattcattctaaattataagatattttaattttttttagataaatagCTTTTTCTATGCATTTAAATATatgctatgtctagatacataataaaaacaatataatatatctagaaaggctaaaatgacttataatttagaatgaatgAAGTAGTTCACTATAGATTTGTCTAAATCAAACTTCTTTAATTTTGGCAAAAGTTTATACAAAAAAAATCCACATCTACAATGCCGAAGTAGTTTAGGGGGTGTTTGAatgcagggactaaagtttaagagGTGTCTAATCGGATGTCACatggggtattcggatactaataaaaaagcaaattacagaatccgtcagtaatccgcgagacgaatatattaagcctaattaatccgtcattagcacatggttactgtagcaccgcattgtcaatctatattaagcctaattaatccgtaattagtctatatttaataccacatgcatgtatccaaacatccaatgggacagcgactaaagtttaggaggtggaAACAAACACCCACTTAATTAAAGTATCCATGAAACATGTCTTAATGAtgtaaatatatattgatatttttttctaatatttttgtcgAAATAAAAGAGTTTGACTTAGCATAAAtctaaagtgaactataattgAGAACCGAGGAGAGGAGTAGCACTGAGTGCCTGCTTGTTTGTTCTTTTGCTATATCTTTGTAGATTTTCCTTTTCACCAATTAAATGTATAATGCTACATATAATACCCTAAGAGGGGTATATATAAGCCAGCAAAATGCCTTCACGTCTGCTCTAGGCTCCTAATATATATACATGCAACTTTTACTTCATAAAGTTGATTTCAGTTATAATTAAGGGAGCTTCTGGGCATTTTTTACTTCTCCAAAAAGCTTGACAAGCCAGATCCTCTAAATAGGTTTGCTTCTTCAAGCGGTCAAAAGCTCTAAAATCTACACTTCGTTCAAAAAGTAGAGAAGCTTGCTCAAAGGAGTTTTTTTTAGCTCTTTCAGGAAGTTTCTCGAGGAGGTATGtcaggaccaatactagggtatccgaagagggggagctaatgaccatcaacattgattcatccgagtagtcaagggcacgactacagctccaaccgaccccaggcGCGCAAGCTCcaactcgcccgacctctgggagcgggctccgcctcgccggaccccgaggccacaggctccgcctcgcccgacccttgggtttatgctccgtctcgcccgacccttggatttgtgctccgcctcgcccgacctctggggcaggctccgcctcgtccgacctctgggggcaggctccgctgaaaggtccttgtttggttttggtaattgagtgacaacctaggtggactaattatgtttatgtgagatacacaggtgattagtccacaagtacatgtgtgtgagcaacatatgctgtgaaggtgaaaatggtttggagatgttgcaaagctcacacatgtgatgatgaaggagcttattgcacatgagacatgacattaagtcatgtgatcaaggtggagaagatcaagacaagacttggcttgatggaccggttgcaagcgtgaagggcaagtcggaggctttggagcgatggaccgcgtggcggtgaagcttgagcaagacttggcgccgatggacgaaggcaatggtgaaaagcaagtgaagtcgagatcgatgaaccaatatgatcacgtgatgatatgaagtggatcatatcattgttg includes:
- the LOC136460059 gene encoding NADH--cytochrome b5 reductase 1-like, with the protein product MDFLQGQSIETTVAVAVAVVAIAAGGAFLLLRSRKPKGCLDPENFRKFKLVEKKQISHNVARFKFALPTPTSVLGLPIGQHISCRGQDATGEEVIKPYTPTTLDSDLGYFELVIKMYPQGRMSHHFREMKVGDYLSVKGPKGRFKYQVGQVRAFGMLAGGSGITPMFQVARAILENPNDNTKVHLIYANVTYEDILLKDELDSMAKTYPGRFKIYYVLNQPPENWNGGVGFVSKEMIQSHCPAPAEDIQILRCGPPPMNKAMVAHLDGLNYTKEMQFQF